In Tribolium castaneum strain GA2 chromosome 4, icTriCast1.1, whole genome shotgun sequence, one DNA window encodes the following:
- the LOC100141648 gene encoding uncharacterized protein LOC100141648: protein MNPKKPREQTPKSRFKNYPQEKNLPSNIWTCLFLISLTTNYFITTFAYVVLKDPIDGKIFWLIVLLDAVFALDFFLNVLNFIWTKHKSPHKQPLRSEMILTIDLVLAFPYSYIYENFAHNYNKTVFLYLRLVSVFRLFHLVLFFKEKWNTAGINHLKCFTFQFLIYFTMRMHAATCLLHYSTLGTDLAGKYNTASEQYVICFYFALMDITNRNFGDLTPWGVTEKILSILIMAVGFTVTAIFIASLALLLDNKYKRRTSLKSHFRTVLNFLKSIPIDPKQIQDYYKILWEKKNGAHQASKYATLPYPLKCEIGVDVNIRFFQTSLLFQDKPDAFLRRVCNLMKHEFHQAHQLIYQRNVVKNKTIFVVLGTLEILSDEDDESPIVTLTSGTCLGESSLILSLPAKCSVRTSSYTELQVLYRRDFATILDVHPIIYNNIREAILQRIVDSQEVKMVEDEQINLHPFFPKSDKVSVKDLKDKLRPKVRFGENRYVTLYRLEDSAKKNQKFPWILQPESPVRQSWEYLILLVAFYVNITYPYYIIFVKSYPIWFSFFSNFIDLILVLDLVVILTTAIEERNEKIDTFMSITQKRVIQPGFYLDFFSCVKTELFYWIWTRNERFGDVLKLNRLVKIYRIPKLIRKYENKIEANFHGLTLLKHLLYLLVLTYWFGGCLYLVTCFDNSCTEDGWFFTKLLKDFKEQQTSYITDDSLLTSLYFSLSCLTGFTPGDITPVNLTDRVITCFGFISGLFMFSCCVAQFAAALARKIKMRLDFQERFCPVLENLKERNLSTHLVKRVKNYFLVQWMYDKASIFRQHLFYNLDPNIQKVVQVEEKMDTILSIPLFRKLDKNFLVALVTKTPVLVLPPEEFITYKGEFLKVLYIVMRGHCIRQFEKTSVLLGPKSFFGTLAFFSDVNSLCTVKTVTHVKLLYITEEIFWAAASMFPRVAKRFGASSENFDLITEFRKIPIRGSLDNNLELDNELWLSKDSLLSVISYCKERKQSYSAPFRQLGVLCWVQMFLLPICILPYGRLIKVWVTGRLLVTLTVAILIPYQLILSPYTSTIDTVIFVADLIAYLDLYFNLFVGYYGPKNQLIIHPLKTATHYLKGKFLLDFVLCFPWEMLVKHFSGNYYKVAKIIRLGQIYRLFQFFNYVSTFTKKNKYGVLLHILKFIPLVIIFVHFWATIFVINTCNYAPNGTFLCQENSWIDRSKFQNFAHPLEVYSTSIYFCTNVLTFTGLGDITPKYPSSVIITIVMQICGILFIGYVYAKIASYKTHWNSILFKTHETMNELKKFMVQENVTKNLQMQIVQQLEYRWKRNKLEPNTALAKFHPNLYEDCVYAMFDSIFESVPVFSNIDKSFLRLLGTIVKEQCFRHHEVIFRADDIVSELFILERGTIKIVEKLGGMELHLEAGAIFGNLTPRALHKVSKTVTALSNVDVLCINTEEFYLALDKFPWIQNAIEANLTNEEFMLHEIRNDLSETSLTKSNHDSATSFNILKTSSEIKLNFVGCFLLCLPWKFFSITIPEYSLFIKIFDVYCLFLAHVNSLLVLYEFSFQNHNNFLLGVAIYTDVTFILKILIEMHKTYENRFGEHITSNKKIVSRYFRNKKLKRAVDIFVNFPFYYLTFFAAVFTSFDANFYFSCLRLITLYRLIYFWEYYKSKASQLLVKISLLKIGALIVWGTLVIHIFSCGWYLCACPLMTCFKDSWVNEVFNTTSPHFSKKLDLYVTSLYFVITVMTTTGTGDISANSIREQVFITLMMLTAVFLTGIFIGEIWNCLNSTTIARLKYDNEINELKQYFKNSNVSDYQMKKMWRYVQQIWTVSRGNQVPRALSLLHSSALQELMLQIYGPHISNSYVFSEVEKSFTRQLCQYLKRRVYFPGNYIVQHGDFDGTMYFIHYGEVEILTVHMNLTETIHEVLRRGEMFGVMQGLFYDIPHHFFFRARTAVHLVALQFDDWRHLLEFFPESRDAIFAKTNRVQV from the exons ATGAATCCGAAAAAACCTAGAGAACAAACCCCAAAAAGCCGGTTCAAAAATTACCCCCAAGAAAAAAACCTCCCGTCTAACATATGGACCTGTTTATTCCTGATCTCCCTCACCACGAACTACTTTATTACAACCTTTGCTTACGTGGTCCTGAAGGACCCAATCGACGGGAAAATCTTCTGGCTGATCGTCCTCCTGGACGCAGTATTTGCTTTAGATTTTTTCCTCAACGTTCTGAATTTTATTTGGACCAAACATAAGTCGCCACACAAGCAGCCGTTAAGAAGCGAGATGATTCTAACGATAGACTTGGTCCTTGCGTTTCCTTATTCGTACATTTACGAGAATTTCGCTCATAATTATAATAAGACAGTTTTCCTGTATTTGCGACTAGTTTCAGTGTTTCGTTTGTTTCATTTAGTGCTGTTTTTTAAAGAGAAGTGGAACACAGCCGGGATTAATCACTTGAAATGttttacttttcaatttttgatttattttacgatGCGGATGCATGCGGCCACGTGCCTTTTACATTATTCGACTTTGGGAACGGATCTCGCCGGAAAATACAACACGGCTTCGGAGCAATACgttatttgcttttatttcgCTTTGATGGATATTACGAATCGGAATTTCGGCGATTTAACTCCCTGGGGAGTGACTGAAAAGATTCTTTCAA ttttaataatgGCAGTGGGGTTCACAGTGACTGCAATTTTTATCGCAAGTTTGGCCCTTCTGCTGGACAATAAGTACAAACGAAGAACCAGTCTCAAGAGTCACTTCCGGACTGTTTTAAACTTCCTCAAATCAATACCAATCGATCCGAAACAAATCCAAGACTATTACAAAATTCTATGGGAGAAGAAAAACGGGGCGCACCAAGCCTCAAAATACGCCACTCTCCCGTACCCCCTAAAATGCGAAATTGGGGTCGATGTAAACATccgttttttccaaacttcTCTGCTCTTCCAAGACAAACCCGACGCGTTTTTGCGCCGAGTTTGCAATTTAATGAAACATGAGTTCCACCAAGCGCATCAACTAATTTATCAGCGCAatgttgtcaaaaataaaaca aTTTTCGTAGTTCTGGGCACTCTCGAAATCTTATCAGACGAAGACGACGAAAGCCCCATCGTCACCCTAACTTCAGGGACGTGTCTGGGCGAAAGCTCCCTAATTTTGAGCCTCCCAGCTAAGTGTTCAGTTCGCACGTCTAGCTACACAGAAttacaa gttcTGTACCGAAGGGATTTCGCTACAATTCTGGACGTGCACCCCATCATTTACAACAATATACGCGAGGCTATTTTGCAGAGAATTGTCGACTCCCAAGAGGTCAAAATGGTTGAGGACGAACAAATCAACTTGCATCCGTTCTTCCCCAAAAGTGACAAAGTTTCGGTGAAGGATTTGAAAGACAAGTTGCGACCAAAAGTCAGATTTGGGGAAAATCGTTACGTGACTTTGTATCGCTTGGAGGATTCggccaaaaaaaatcaaaaatttccgTGGATCCTCCAACCGGAGTCTCCAGTCAGGCAGTCTTGGGAGTATTTGATTTTGCTCGTGGCTTTTTACGTTAACATCACTTATCCTTACTACATTATCTTCGTCAAGTCTTACCCGATTTGGTTcagttttttctcaaatttcaTTGACTTAATCCTTGTCTTGGACCTCGTGGTTATCCTGACCACGGCAATTGAGGAAAGGAACGAAAAAATCGACACTTTCATGTCCATTACGCAAAAACGGGTGATTCAACCCGGGTTCTACTTGGACTTTTTCAGTTGCGTCAAAACCGAGTTGTTTTACTGGATTTGGACACGAAACGAGCGATTTGGCgacgttttaaaactgaaccgtttggtcaaaatttatcgaatcCCGAAACTTATCCGGAAGTACGAAAACAAGATCGAGGCAAATTTTCACGGTTTGACTCTGCTGAAGCATCTTTTGTACCTTCTGGTGCTAACTTATTGGTTCGGTGGTTGCCTGTACCTTGTGACCTGTTTCGATAATTCGTGTACTGAAGACGGTTGGTTTTTCACGAAACTGTTGAAAGACTTCAAGGAGCAACAAACGAGTTACATTACTGATGATTCCTTGTTAACTTCTTTGTACTTTTCGCTGTCATGCTTGACCGGTTTTACGCCTGGTGACATCACACCGGTTAACTTAACCGATCGGGTTATAACCTGTTTTGGGTTTATTTCGGGCCTCTTTATGTTTAGCTGTTGTGTGGCGCAATTCGCCGCTGCTTTGgcaaggaaaataaaaatgcggTTGGACTTCCAAGAGAGGTTTTGCCCAGTTTTGGAAAATCTCAAAGAGAGAAACTTGAGTACTCATTTGGTTAAGAGagtcaaaaactattttttggtCCAGTGGATGTATGACAAAGCCTCGATTTTCCGCCAACACTTATTTTACAATCTCGACCCAAACATCCAAAAAGTCGTACAAGTTGAGGAGAAAATGGACACGATTTTGTCAATCcctttatttcgaaaattggaTAAAAATTTCTTGGTGGCTCTTGTGACTAAAACACCGGTTCTGGTCCTACCACCCGAAGAGTTCATAACGTACAAgggcgaatttttaaaagtgcTCTACATAGTAATGAGAGGACACTGCATTCGGCAGTTTG AAAAAACCTCGGTCTTGTTGGGCCCTAAGTCATTCTTCGGCACTTTGGCGTTCTTCTCAGACGTTAATTCCCTGTGTACTGTTAAAACAGTAACTCACGTTAAGCTTCTCTACATCACTGAAGAAATTTTCTGGGCCGCAGCTTCAATGTTTCCAAGAGTTGCAAAACGGTTCGGTGCAAGTTCGGAAAATTTTGACTTGATCActgaatttcgaaaaataccgATACGTGGCTCGCTTGATAATAATTTGGAACTCGATAACGAGCTCTGGTTGTCCAAAG ATTCACTTTTGAGCGTTATTTCATATTGTAAGGAGCGTAAACAGAGTTATAGCGCGCCTTTTCGACAACTGGGAGTCTTGTGTTGGGtccaaatgtttttgttaCCCATCTGTATTCTTCCATATGGGCGATTAATCAAAGTTTGGGTCACCGGACGACTGTTAGTGACCCTAACTGTGGCAATTTTGATACCGTACCAATTGATTCTAAGCCCCTACACTTCTACCATTGATACAGTCATTTTCGTGGCCGATTTAATTGCATATTTGGACctctatttcaatttatttgtcGGTTATTACGGTCCTAAAAATCAACTCATAATACATCCCTTGAAAACAGCGACGCATTACTTGAAAGGAAAGTTTTTGCTAGACTTTGTGCTTTGTTTTCCGTGGGAAATGCTAGTGAAACACTTTTCTggaaattattacaaagtcGCCAAAATCATTCGACTTGGGCAGATCTACCGActattccaattttttaactatGTGTCCACATTTAccaaaaagaataaatac GGAGTTCTTCTccatattttgaaatttattccactggtgattatttttgttcatttcTGGGCCACAATTTTCGTCATAAACACTTGTAATTACGCCCCAAATGGGACATTTTTATGCCAAGAAAACTCATGGATTGATAG GtccaaatttcaaaatttcgctCACCCTCTTGAAGTGTATTCCACTTCGATTTATTTCTGCACCAATGTTTTGACTTTTACCGGTTTAGGGGACATTACACCGAAATACCCCAGCTCTGTGATTATCACAATCGTGATGCAGATTTGCGGCATTTTGTTCATCGG TTATGTGTATGCAAAAATCGCGAGCTATAAGACGCACTGGAACAGCATTCTCTTCAAAACCCACGAAACGATGAACGAGTTGAAGAAATTTATGGTCCAGGAAAACGTTACGAAAAATCTCCAAATGCAAATCGTCCAGCAATTGGAATATCGCTGGAAGCGCAACAAACTCGAGCCAAACACGGCTTTGGCCAAATTCCACCCAAATCTTTACGAGGATTGCGTTTACGCAATGTTTGACAGTATTTTCGAAAGCGTCCcggttttttcaaacatcgataAGTCGTTTCTGAGACTTTTGGGCACGATTGTGAAAGAGCAGTGTTTTCGTCACCACGAGGTGATTTTTCGAGCCGATGATATCGTGTCAGAGTTGTTTATACTTGAGAGAGGGACT atcaaaattgttgaaaaacttGGAGGAATGGAATTGCACTTGGAAGCCGGCGCGATTTTTGGCAATTTGACACCAAGGGCTTTGcataaagtttcaaaaactgtGACAGCTTTGAGTAATGTTGATGTCCTGTGTATTAACACAGAAGAGTTCTATTTGGCACTAGATAAGTTTCCTTGGATTCAAAATGCGATTGAGGCGAATCTCACAAACGAAGAGTTTATGTTACACGAGATTAGAAACGACCTCTCTGAGACAAGTCTTACAAAATCAAAC cacGATTCTGCTACAAGtttcaacattttaaaaacctCATCggaaatcaaattaaatttcgtCGGGTGTTTTCTGTTGTGCCTCCCTTGGAAATTTTTCAGTATTACAATTCCAGAATACTCcctctttattaaaatattcg ATGTCTACTGCCTGTTCCTAGCTCACGTCAATTCACTTCTCGTTTTGTACGAATTCTCGTTCCAAaatcataataattttttgttaggtGTAGCCATCTACACTGATgttacttttattttgaaaatattaatcgAAATGCACAAAACTTACGAGAACAGGTTTGGAGAACACATTACTTCGAACAAGAAAATTGTCTCGCG ATACTTCCGTAACAAGAAGCTGAAACGCGCTGTTGacatttttgtgaattttccgttttattatttaacttttttcgcTGCTGTATTTACTAGTTTTgacgcaaatttttatttttcatgtcTCAGACTTATCACCCTTTAcagattgatttatttttgggaGTACTACAAGAGTAAAGCCAGTCAGTTGTTAGTCAAAATTTCGCTTCTCAAAATCGG TGCTTTGATTGTTTGGGGGACGTTGGTgattcatattttttcatgCGGGTGGTATCTATGTGCGTGTCCTTTAATGACTTGCTTTAAAGATTCTTGGGTTAATGAGGTCTTTAACACAACCTCGCCACACTTTTCG aaaaaactaGATCTTTATGTTACTTCGTTATATTTCGTGATTACTGTAATGACAACGACGGGAACTGGCGATATTTCCGCCAACAGCATCCGTGAGCAAGTTTTCATCACGCTTATGATGCTAACTGCGGTTTTTCTCACTGGAATTTTCATCGGTGAGATTTGGAATTGTCTCAATTCCACTACAATCGCACGATTAAAATACGACAACGAAATCAACGAGCTTAAacagtattttaaaaacagcAACGTGAGTGATtaccaaatgaaaaaaatgtggcGCTACGTCCAACAAATCTGGACAGTCAGTCGAGGaaatcaa GTACCACGCGCACTCTCCCTTTTACATTCTTCTGCTTTACAAGAACTTATGTTACAAATTTACGGACCTCATATTTCAAACTCGTACGTGTTTTCGGAGGTCGAAAAGTCATTCACCCGCCAGTTATGCCAATATCTCAAGCGTCGTGTGTATTTCCCGGGGAATTACATAGTCCAACATGGCGATTTCGACGGCACCATGTATTTCATCCATTATGGAGAA gtCGAAATACTGACCGTACATATGAATTTAACAGAAACTATACATGAGGTGTTACGTAGAGGAGAAATGTTTGGAGTGATGCAGGGTTTATTTTACGATATTCCGCACCATTTCTTTTTTCGCGCCCGCACTGCTGTCCATTTAGTGGCTTTGCAGTTTGATGACTGGCGACACTTACTGGAGTTTTTCCCCGAAAGTCGGGACGCCATTTTCGCAAAAACGAACAGAGTTCAAGTGTAA
- the Gapvd1 gene encoding receptor-mediated endocytosis protein 6 homolog — MKDNESEEKEDRNVFKLLSQLRKEKLFITNERLNIQKLNKSIKKKTDGLIEATWVTTKQRLYLLSQREFTTQNYEHIKSITNSEFVEAKTLLGFQTVKINNLLQNLRKQPQELARWLFVGEQINDDQFSNVLQTVVTGLYSSCIFPEDTTYMLKLLLELAKLQLFKSENPRRMLKQGTCSFKNLFFIFTEVLPTAKFFLSAALELPILRLAACRDFYLDIDPDKTLMRYRHNENNLKSEFRDIQEYRTEVIRKLSEFTNSFISSLRENVYSFPKPIAWIVYHISKIITKSFGSKEAYAIVTELIFTLYICPAIVDPEQYCISDAQITEVTQHNLMQVGQILQVLALNKFESPENRFSDIYNLLDNDVVCNFMEDILFNLEFDDDAPPVDLAPSIIRDSALLAEDELNNFILFLQKVHNEMMQNDNFKKHLGDNSIEEQIASLILPSSLESSPKTSKPYTNGFSENTLKRNHFLSLVTKNHTSKSRDEISQNIPLTVLIFSMEKDLVEPVGLLPEEKILNMNLTAKKEVILPKPSEIITEAVNGRVEEKPFSNFPDEGSIGNTSDNLEAISEAASNHSVASSLELENDQNDNLSDMISANVSGRGTPNISGRDTPSSQVNDNEERPLPEARQVEQPQPQISRQIRSEIDDKFCKFEIKKLLEGDETISIISETWSTDVLASDNETIDAGDSRAERQGLQLVDQAINEVPTGNILDISETQSESAWSTDVMASDTERLTEVDNDDAGSVAQSDETRSETDENPTRRLSNSSNYVNYLNYQEYRKVEIKNNVKTDNNANNVLFKSVTLTDTQHNLSFSELKIARKKDAPGPSGFNPTELLKQNTYDERPNEILLSNCSLNSSSSGSSSNSFENKHSHTETCWESKQWLNSSGSSLNVTSTPSESTSELSVLSVSNLNPNILVKKAATLNRSLKPSASTGAIPKSISFDMSADKGDKYLDDDQRSKRGGFFGKLRMGFRNRRGKSFRNQDDFRLDVEEFGAGKKTPNDSPVKISSSEVSEDILAKYRAKPFIESSPKEANGNDKIPPKVRSDDSTDNVDVNNSFDDIKRKLRLVLSNTTSQTPKVIKENRLSVKSKVETILRLELGKARKLKEWSNIARISETLRFINLLNESTCLSLLQSLREDFLQRSVYTDYLIYSRQELLFCQSYLDGLSEQVNNDKQQCEKYLSMICVRKFLLDEESRITQFCEEFKEINLFDEKCDFLNNFYEQVYSVMQRSGLWQDIFKNQGDAIKITLERCIMSKIYKYALYPNGDGDRDRDHVLFQHIEKLASIISPDHKALMIHKMFLREMPWIPAQDALKAMNAYKTPRDKVKCVVHCAKCIMDLLAFSQNSGSMTADDFTPVLVYVIIRVNPPDLLSTIQFVNSFYHSQIDGEELYWWTQFCSAVEYIKTMDYSD; from the exons ATGAAAGATAATGAGAGTGAAGAAAAAGAGGACAGAAATGTCTTCAAACTGCTATCACAATTacgtaaagaaaaattattcataaCTAACGAAAGGTTAAATATTCAGAAATTGAACAAATCG ataaaaaagaaaactgaCGGTTTAATCGAAGCCACATGGGTAACAACAAAGCAGCGATTGTATCTCCTCTCCCAGCGAGAATTCACAACGCAAAACTACGAACATATCAAGTCGATCACCAACTCGGAATTTGTGGAAGCCAAGACTTTGTTAGGCTTCCAAACTgttaaaatcaacaatttacTGCAAAACCTGCGAAAGCAGCCTCAAGAACTAGCCAGATGGCTTTTCGTAGGCGAGCAAATAAATGACGATCAGTTTTCCAATGTCTTGCAAACTGTGGTCACTGGATTATACTCCTCGTGCATCTTCCCTGAAGATACCACTTACATGCTGAAACTTTTACTAGAACTCGCGAAATTGCAGCTTTTCAAGAGCGAAAATCCCAGACGGATGCTCAAACAGGGTACTTGCTccttcaaaaatttgtttttcatttttacagaAGTGTTGCCGACTGCTAAATTTTTCCTAAGTGCCGCGCTAGAATTGCCTATTTTGCGGTTGGCGGCTTGTAGAGATTTTTACCTAGACATTGATCCAGACAAGACACTCATGAG GTACAGACACAACGAGAATAATCTCAAATCGGAGTTCAGGGACATCCAGGAATACAGGACTGAAGTTATAAGAAAATTATCTGAGTTCACAAACTCGTTCATTTCGTCTTTACGTGAGAATGTTTACAGCTTTCCTAAACCCATTGCGTGGATTGTTTACCACAtttcgaaaattattacgaAATCTTTTGGCAGCAAAGAA GCTTATGCTATCGTGACTGAATTAATTTTCACGCTGTACATTTGCCCAGCCATCGTCGATCCGGAACAGTACTGTATCTCAGACGCACAAATCACCGAAGTCACCCAACACAACCTGATGCAAGTCGGGCAAATTCTTCAGGTCTTGGCTCTGAATAAATTCGAGTCGCCTGAAAACCGCTTCAGCgacatttacaatttgttgGACAACGACGTAGTTTGCAATTTCATGGAAGATATTCTCTTTAATTTGGAGTTCGACGATGATGCGCCACCTGTTGATCTAGCGCCGAGTATAATACGGGACTCGGCACTTTTGGCCGAGGATGAGCTgaacaatttt AtcttgtttttgcaaaaagtgcACAATGAAATGATgcaaaatgataattttaagAAACATCTCGGGGATAATTCGATTGAGGAACAAATCGCCTCGCTGATTCTCCCATCGTCGCTTGAGAGTTCCCCGAAAACGAGCAAACCCTACACTAATGGTTTCTCCGAAAATACGCTGAAGAGGAACCATTTCTTGTCGCTGG TCACAAAAAACCACACGTCGAAATCCCGCGACGAAATCTCGCAAAACATCCCCTTAACTGTGTTGATTTTCTCAATGGAGAAAGACCTGGTTGAACCTGTCGGTCTTTTACCCGAAGAAAAAATCCTCAATATGAATCTAACCGCCAAAAAAGAAGTTATTTTGCCGAAACCATCTGAAATAATCACAGAGGCGGTGAACGGTCGCGTTGAGGAAAAACCCTTTTCGAATTTCCCCGACGAAGGTTCGATCGGAAACACCTCGGACAACCTCGAGGCCATATCGGAGGCCGCCAGCAACCATTCGGTGGCAAGTAGCCTCGAATTGGAAAACGACCAAAACGACAATCTTTCGGATATGATTTCGGCCAACGTTTCCGGCCGGGGAACCCCCAACATTTCCGGCCGGGACACCCCCAGCTCGCAGGTGAACGATAACGAAGAGCGCCCGCTACCCGAAGCGCGCCAAGTCGAGCAGCCCCAGCCGCAGATAAGTCGGCAAATTCGGTCAGAAATCGACGAcaagttttgcaaatttgagataaaaaaattgctggaaGGGGACGAAACGATTTCGATCATTTCCGAAACTTGGAGTACTGATGTTTTGGCGTCGGATAATGAAACGATCGATGCTGGGGACTCGAGGGCCGAGAGACAAGGCTTGCAGTTGGTCGACCAAGCGATAAATGAAGTACCGACTGGGAATATCCTTGATATTTCCGAGACTCAGAGCGAGAGTGCCTGGTCGACTGATGTCATGGCTTCGGATACCGAACGCTTAACCGAAGTGGATAATGATGATGCCGGAAGTGTGGCACAGTCCGACGAAACCCGATCGGAAACCGACGAAAATCCGACCCGGAGACTGTCGAATTCGTCCAATTACGTCAACTACTTGAACTATCAGGAGTACCGAAAAGTCGAAatcaaaaataacgtaaaaaccGACAATAACGCCAATAACGTGTTGTTTAAATCGGTCACTTTGACCGACACTCAGCACAATTTATCGTTTTCGGAACTGAAAATCGCCCGGAAAAAGGACGCTCCGGGACCGAGCGGTTTTAACCCAACCGAACTCTTGAAACAAAACACGTACGATGAGCGTCCGAACGAAATCCTCCTCAGCAATTGCAGCCTGAATTCGAGCTCTTCGGGCAGTAGTAGCAACAGTTTCGAAAACAAACACTCACATACTGAAACTTGCTGGGAAAGCAAACAGTGGTTAAACAGTTCGGGAAGTAGTTTAAACGTCACATCGACACCGTCCGAAAGCACGAGCGAGTTATCAGTCCTCAGTGTCAGTAATTTGAATCCgaatattttagtaaagaaagcTGCGACGCTGAATCGGAGTTTGAAGCCCTCGGCTTCGACTGGTGCTATTCCGAAAAGTATTAGTTTTGATATGAGTGCAGATAAAGGTGATAAGTATCTCGATGACGATCAGAGGAGCAAGAGGGGAGGCTTTTTCGGGAAATTGAGAATGGGCTTCAGGAATAGGAGGGGGAAGTCGTTCCGGAATCAGGATGACTTCCGGTTGGATGTCGAGGAGTTCGGGGCGGGGAAAAAGACGCCCAATGACTCGCCGGTTAAGATCAGTAGTTCAG AAGTGTCGGAGGACATTTTAGCCAAATATCGGGCGAAACCGTTCATTGAAAGTAGCCCGAAAGAAGCCAACGGCAATGATAAAATCCCACCTAAAGTGAGATCTGACGATTCCACCGATAACGTCGATGTTAATAATAGCTTTGAtgatattaaaagaaaattacgTTTAGTTTTAAGTAATACAACTTCACAAACCCCTAAAGTAATTAAG GAAAACCGATTATCTGTAAAAAGTAAGGTTGAAACCATCCTAAGATTAGAGTTAGGCAAAGCTCGTAAGCTGAAAGAATGGTCAAACATCGCCCGAATCTCTGAAACGCTGCgatttatcaatttattaaatgagAGTACCTGTTTGAGCTTATTACAATCGCTTCGAGAAGATTTTTTGCAACGTTCCGTCTACACGGATTATTTAATATACTCCCGGCAGGAACTCCTTTTTTGCCAATCATACCTTGACGG TTTAAGCGAGCAAGTTAACAACGATAAGCAACAGTGCGAGAAATATTTGAGCATGATCTGCGTCCGCAAATTCCTCCTCGATGAGGAGAGCCGCATCACCCAATTCTGCGAGGAATTCAAAGAAATCAACCTCTTCGACGAAAAGTGCGACTTTTTGAACAACTTCTACGAACAAGTCTACTCAGTAATGCAGCGCAGTGGCTTATGGCAGgacattttcaaaaaccaGGGTGATGCGATTAAAATCACTCTAGAGAGGTGCATTATGAGCAAAATTTACAAGTACGCCCTGTACCCGAACGGGGATGGCGACAGGGATCG
- the mRpL54 gene encoding large ribosomal subunit protein mL54: MSTVGPFRLLTYTRQQVLRFQLNYPRCNYAKKETGSVSMIGGALKKKKLGKMGPVMEKKVIPVETDPQKLVKFVCGSNIYTTGQDIELKPDNEYPEWLWNIRTGPPPPLEELDPNTKEYWRRIKKMAMRRNNKLAQLKKF, translated from the exons ATGAGTACTGTGGGCCCCTTCAGACTATTAACATATACTCGTCAGCAAGTTTTACGGTTTCAGTTAAACTATCCTCGATGTAATTACGCGAAAAAAGAAACCGGAA GCGTCAGTATGATTGGAGGGGCTCTGAAGAAGAAAAAGTTGGGGAAGATGGGTCCAGTGATGGAAAAGAAGGTCATTCCAGTTGAAACAGACCCTCAGAAACttgtaaaatttgtttgtGGCTCGAATATTTACACTACTGGTCAAGACATTGAATTAAAGCCCGATAATGAGTATCCTGAATGGTTGTGGAATATACGAACAGGGCCCCCGCCGCCACTGGAAGAACTAGACCCAAATACTAAGGAATATTGGAGAAGGATAAAGAAAATGGCAATGAgacgaaataataaattagcaCAACTTAAGAAGTTTTAA